In Fusarium oxysporum Fo47 chromosome IX, complete sequence, the following proteins share a genomic window:
- a CDS encoding short chain dehydrogenase has translation MSQLSQPVALVVGASRGIGRQVAIDLAKNGFKVVVAAKSVSDATKTSPFPPDPNSKQSTITTVAHEIREAGGEATAIQVDTRSPESIKNMIESTVKMYASLDVLIYNSGAIWWSSVEKTPLKRFQLLSSVNMEGLYATVQATFPYFERNGWKGRIIVVSPPIYSRFFRGKTAYAMGKVAMSVLTKGLAMDWRREGKTEMAITSIWPAVGIQSAATPDPALLSELRTPTIFSDAILEMLRTPPEQISGCLELDEDFLRKKGVTDFSKYSVVPGANPRRMLPATLPVLTVPEEDEEVFRVDSTKSRSNL, from the exons ATGTCTCAGCTATCGCAACCTGTCGCCCTGGTCGTTGGCGCATCTCGCGGCATTGGCCGTCAAGTAGCTATTGACCTGGCTAAAAATGGGTTCAAAG TCGTTGTGGCAGCTAAATCCGTTAGCGATGCGACAAAGACGTCTCCTTTCCCCCCCGACCCAAATTCTAAACAGTCAACTATTACCACTGTAGCTCACGAAATCCGTGAAGCTGGCGGAGAAGCAACGGCGATCCAGGTTGATACGAGAAGTCCCGAAAGCATCAAGAACATGATTGAGTCCACGGTGAAAATGTACGCATCACTGGATGTGTTGATTTATAACTCAGGTGCCATTTGGTGGTCCTCGGTTGAAAAAACGCCCCTAAAGCGCTTCCAGCTCCTTTCCAGTGTGAACATGGAAGGCCTATACGCTACCGTCCAGGCTACGTTTCCGTATTTCGAGCGTAACGGCTGGAAGGGCCGGATCATAGTAGTCAGCCCCCCCATCTACTCTCGCTTCTTCAGAGGAAAGACAGCGTATGCAATGGGAAAGGTTGCAATGTCTGTGCTTACAAAAGGATTGGCCATGgactggagaagagaaggtaAGACAGAAATGGCCATCACCAGCATCTGGCCTGCTGTG GGTATTCAATCAGCAGCAACGCCTGACCCAGCGCTGCTGTCTGAATTGAGAACGCCG ACAATCTTCTCGGATGCCATCCTAGAGATGCTAAGGACGCCCCCAGAACAGATCAGCGGATGtcttgagcttgacgaaGATTTCCTCCGTAAGAAAGGAGTAACTGATTTCTCCAAATACAGCGTGGTGCCTGGGGCAAATCCGCGACGGATGCTCCCAGCTACACTTCCAGTATTAACAGTGCcggaagaggacgaggaggtgTTTCGCGTTGATAGCACAAAGTCAAGATCCAATTTATAG
- a CDS encoding fungal-specific transcription factor domain-containing protein: MLRQTSPTANRQALRKRLGGACKACHNRKVRCSLAKSGPPCTNCSLDDKECEPRVRKSQKSVGPSAQQAHSRTSASATLSRQAFPESFSLFRNHDQTDDSITVVPSLELELDARPATSDSNRTVLGINSIGKPGDLLRGPDGTYAIASEAVAACSERSNASCSSNYRPFPSHFSHFEEDDALNTDSLPADTPMYGDPTGICAIANICEPEGADKSGHFLLPNGIVTSLDPEDQEYLRRKGAFVFPEARVRDSLVRAYFHYVHPFFPVIDVQDFLPKHESATLDRVSAHLLWSMYLAACNFLVEDVVRAAGYATRKEMKRSIYRKAKALYDMQHEKDRTTLIQAVLLMGFYSSDTEDKTGPWHWIGVAIGLSQTAGLHRNPHSTASRIPQHRQRLWRLIWWSCVHQDVWFSVGMGRPVRINLDDCDTQLPVAADLDALAVGVPDTLREKYLPAGMPDLSKLFVELINLAVIQSNILSTHYRARQIRPTIADVVEVEKRISTVHRKASWFISSENLMVYYHACHLKLFLQSVSMVLYRPYVLSLSQKHSSSLSQEWYSSIERKAQVAAAGFNKILEALITADMILACQSIVCIALVPPMQFHLLNSTSSKPLIATLGQHSLDLCMLVANELRKTYFGASLLHQLFSQAQTQIRNRQALQETPKGTRLAMTNRETQTTCLSHGPIQSQDFTNTDIIRNLGSAFTGFEGDLDADDFAMFCSNFDFHFPTDSPDDAPSSQRIRWYPDLPTED, translated from the exons ATGTTGAGGCAAACTTCTCCTACAGCAAACCGACAAGCATTGCGCAAACGTCTTGGAGGCGCTTGTAAGGCCTGCCATAATAGGAAAGTGAGGTGTAGCCTGGCCAAGTCTGGCCCACCCTGCACAAACTGCTCATTGGATGACAAAGAATGCGAGCCTCGAGTTCGCAAGTCACAAAAGTCAGTCGGACCCTCTGCTCAACAAGCGCACTCCAGAACATCTGCCTCGGCTACTCTTTCGCGACAAGCGTTTCCGGAGTCATTCAGTCTCTTTCGTAACCATGACCAAACAGATGATTCCATAACCGTTGTTCCATCACTAGAATTAGAGCTAGACGCACGTCCGGCGACCAGTGACTCTAATCGTACTGTCCTAGGGATCAACAGCATCGGGAAGCCAGGCGACTTATTGAGAGGCCCAGATGGCACCTATGCCATTGCTTCCGAGGCCGTAGCAGCCTGTAGTGAGAGGTCAAATGCGTCATGCTCCAGCAATTATCGCCCATTCCCATCGCATTTCAGCCACTTTGAGGAAGACGACGCGCTGAACACAGACTCACTCCCAGCTGATACGCCTATGTATG GTGATCCCACAGGCATTTGCGCAATCGCAAACATTTGCGAACCGGAAGGAGCAGACAAGAGCGGCCACTTTCTTCTCCCGAATGGTATAGTTACCTCACTCGATCCGGAAGATCAAGAATACTTGCGACGTAAGGGGGCATTCGTATTCCCTGAAGCTCGGGTACGTGATAGCTTGGTTCGAGCATACTTCCATTATGTCCATCCGTTCTTTCCCGTTATCGACGTTCAAGACTTTCTTCCCAAACATGAAAGCGCCACACTCGATAGGGTTAGTGCTCATCTGTTATGGTCCATGTACCTCGCAGCATGCAAC TTCTTGGTGGAGGACGTAGTTCGGGCAGCCGGATATGCAACTAGAAAGGAAATGAAGCGCTCGATATATCGAAAGGCAAAA GCTCTATACGATATGCAACACGAAAAAGACAGAACCACATTGATACAGGCTGTCCTGCTAATGGGCTTTTACTCATCCGACACTGAAGATAAGACAGGTCCGTGGCATTGGATCGGAGTCGCTATCGGTCTAAGTCAGACAGCTGGACTCCATCGAAACCCTCACTCCACGGCAAGTCGTATACCGCAACACCGTCAGAGACTCTGGCGTCTTATCTGGTGGTCATGCGTCCATCAAGATGTTTGGTTCTCCGTTGGTATGGGCAGGCCAGTACGTATCAACTTGGACGATTGCGACACTCAACTCCCAGTCGCTGCTGATTTGGATGCGCTAGCAGTAGGTGTTCCGGACACACTTCGCGAAAAGTACCTTCCAGCTGGCATGCCCGACTTGTCCAAGCTCTTTGTTGAGTTGATAAACCTCGCAGTCATCCAATCAAATATACTATCAACGCATTACCGAGCTCGCCAGATTAGGCCGACCATAGCCGATGTGgtggaggttgagaagcgaATATCAACAGTACATAGAAAAGCGAGCTGGTTTATAAGCTCCGAGAATCTTATGGTTTACTATCACGCCTGCCATCTGAAACTGTTTTTACA ATCGGTCTCAATGGTCTTGTACCGGCCGTATGTTTTGAGCTTGTCCCAGAAACATTCATCCAGCCTGTCTCAGGAATGGTACTCATCAATAGAGCGGAAAGCCCAGGTGGCTGCTGCAGGGTTTAACAAAATCCTTGAGGCCCTAATAACTGCAGACATGATTTTGGCATGTCAGAGTATTGT TTGCATTGCCCTCGTGCCACCTATGCAGTTTCATCTCCTGAATTCGACATCGAGCAAACCACTCATAGCGACACTGGGACAACACAGCCTCGACTTGTGTATGCTTGTCGCTAATGAACTACGGAAGACATACTTTGGAGCATCACTTTTACATCAGCTATTCTCCCAGGCACAGACTCAGATAAGAAATCGGCAGGCCCTGCAAGAGACACCCAAGGGCACTCGTTTAGCCATGACGAACCGCGAGACGCAGACGACGTGCTTATCGCATGGCCCGATACAAAGCCAGGATTTCACAAATACAGACATCATAAGGAACCTCGGCTCTGCTTTTACAGGGTTCGAAGGTGACCTCGATGCAGATGA CTTTGCCATGTTCTGCTCAAATTTTGACTTTCATTTCCCTACGGATTCGCCGGATGATGCTCCTTCGAGCCAGCGCATTAGATGGTATCCAGACTTACCTACAGAAGACTGA
- a CDS encoding acyl-CoA dehydrogenase-like protein has translation MLSTTGITREEVSHHIKPDDLWYIVDHEVYDLTGFAEAHPGGNVVLEQALLISNTRSFEPKPGDLNPVPYAESPWLRPEFSSPDYTESHHRLQQATRKFRNDAYIRQKLVERMAKDSIHAMRLGLGEHLHERTLLDGMLGGLVIGLTAVVRRLPHGDLRTNLCLAISETFAGSDGTGILTTAAKTPDGKHYVVSGVKKWITNGFSVLLIPRSEGVTTKTIKTSYSATAGTAYVQFDKVMVPVDHLFGEEHQGFTVIMSTFINERFAMICGSIRGTRGIVEGCLKWCDQRIVFKRRLVDQPASQSKLAKMIASVEPAQAWLEQITEQMLKMSYIEQATHLGGHLALLKPFTNRVAHERFDTTGMGRCVEKFQRTFKSDAILGGAEEILSDLAVRQAMKKFPRACCKYIVRVAYSLPLDARLNLGPTFASSLKDWPQALTTLLFYG, from the exons ATGTTGTCGACAACAGGCATTACGCGAGAAGAAGTTTCTCATCACATCAAGCCAGATGATCTTTGGTACATCGTAGATCACGAG GTCTATGATCTCACTGGCTTTGCCGAGGCTCACCCTGGTGGTAACGTGGTCCTCGAGCAG GCACTCCTGATAAGCAACACCAGAAGTTTTGAACCTAAACCTGGAGACCTTAATCCCGTTCCGTATGCCGAATCTCCGTGGCTTCGTCCGGAGTTCAGCAGCCCCGACTACACAGAAAGCCATCACCGCCTACAACAAGCCACAAGAAAATTC aggaaTGACGCATATATCAGGCAAAAGCTTGTTGAAAGGATGGCAAAAGATAGCATCCATGCCATGCGTCTAGGCCTAGGGGAACATCTCCATGAACGTACCCTCCTAG ATGGAATGCTGGGTGGTCTTGTCATTGGCCTTACCGCGGTGGTACGCCGGCTTCCTCATGGAGATCTCAGAACGA atttATGTCTTGCAATTAGCGAGACCTTCGCCGGCAGTGACGGTACCGGAATTCTGACGACTGCAGCGAAAACTCCAGATGGCAAACATTACGTCGTATCCGGAGTCAAGAAATGGATCACGAATG GATTCTCTGTTCTTCTTATCCCAAGGAGTGAAGGCGTTACAACGAAGACTATCAAAACATCCTACTCCGCTACAGCGGGTACTGCTTACGTGCAATTTGACAAGGTTATGGTTCCTGTTGATCATCTGTTTGGCGAGGAGCATCAGGGATTCACCGTCATTATGAGCACCTTCATAAATGAACGTTTCGCCATGATTTGCGGATCCATCCGAGGCACCCGAGGTATTGTCGAGGGGTGTCTCAAATGGTGCGACCAGCGAATAGTTTTCAAGCGCAGGTTGGTTGACCAGCCCGCCAGTCAGTCCAAGCTCGCCAAGATGATTGCGAGCGTTGAGCCAGCGCAGGCATGGTTAGAGCAGATCACCGAGCAGATGCTCAAAATGTCATACATTGAACAAGCAACCCATCTTGGCGGCCACTTAGCATTACTCAAGCCTTTCACCAATAGAGTAGCTCACGAA CGCTTTGATACAACTGGTATGGGAAGGTGTGTTGAGAAGTTTCAGCGAACCTTTAAGTCCGATGCAATACTGGGTGGTGCTGAGGAGATCTTATCAGATCTAGCAGTGAGGCaggcgatgaagaagtttCCAAGAGCATGTTGTAAG TACATCGTTCGGGTGGCATATTCCTTGCCTTTGGATGCTCGCTTGAATCTTGGACCAacttttgcttcttcccTTAAAGATTGGCCGCAGGCTTTGACGACTTTACTTTTCTATGGCTAG
- a CDS encoding DSBA family oxidoreductase codes for MPSHDKKIEAYIDCVSPYSFYSFSYLRENRRALETQGVEVEFIPVFLGGINVGSGNKPPWTLPAKASYSIYDGRRAQKYFGHKFETPDFFPILSLLPQRCLTYVKMKHPEKLEDLFQSCFESLWLEHLDLAKQEHMRTGLLKTFNKQEAEEILNAAQTSEIKLALNDVTKHAVEDLGAFGCPWFWVHDGKGNAEPFFGSDRFHYMWDYLDLPHRDLELQGLVSGKL; via the exons ATGCCTTCACAcgacaagaagatcgaggCGTATATTGATTGCG TTTCACCTTATAGCTTTTACTCGTTTTCCTATCTTCGCGAGAATAGACGCGCCCTTGAAACCCAGGGCGTAGAAGTCGA ATTCATTCCCGTGTTTCTTGGGGGGATTAACGTCGGCAGTG GAAATAAGCCGCCATGGACTCTTCCGGCCAAGGCGAGCTATTCTATTTATGACGGTAGGCGAGCTCAAAAGTATTTTGGACACAAATTCGAGACTCCTGATTTTTTCCCGATTCTCTCATTGCTG CCTCAACGCTGTCTTACATATGTCAAGATGAAGCACCCCGAGAAACTCGAGGATTTGTTCCAGTCATGCTTTGAGTCATTGTGGCTTGAACACCTCGACCTGGCAAAGCAGGAACACATGCGCACTGGGCTCCTTAAAACGTTCAACAAACAAGAGGCGGAGGAGATCCTGAACGCTGCACAAACATCCGAGATTAAGCTAGCCTTGAATGACGTGACCAAGCATGCcgttgaagatcttggtgcGTTTGGATGCCCGTGGTTCTGGGTGCACGATGGCAAGGGAAATGCGGAACCGTTCTTTGGAAGTGATAGGTTTCACTACATGTGGGACTACTTGGACCTCCCACACCGAGACTTGGAGCTTCAGGGCCTGGTCTCTGGAAAGCTGTAA
- a CDS encoding SCP-2 sterol transfer family protein, whose amino-acid sequence MSLKNPHFPSSVAFDIIQQALSSTEIKRNNAIKQCNAVFSFVLTNTAGETDSWHVDLKETGKVGKGPCNNPTVTLLLSEKEFGDIFSNKVNAQELFMAGKLKIKGDVLKMTKLERILKSDQIESRL is encoded by the exons ATGTCCCTAAAGAACC CCCACTTTCCTTCTTCGGTCGCGTTTGACATAATCCAACAAGCACTGAGTTCAACGGAGATTAAGCGTAATAATGCAATAAAACAATGCAACGCCGTCTTCTCCTTTGTTTTGACCAACACTGCCGGCGAGACCGATAGTTGGCACGTTGATCTCAAGGAAACCGGCAAGGTTGGGAAAGGTCCTTGCAACAACCCTACTG TGACTCTCTTGCTTTCTGAGAAAGAGTTTGGCGACATATTTTCCAATAAAGTCAACGCACAAGAATTGTTTATGGCTGGAAAACTCAAGATCAAGGGCGATGTGCTAAAGATGACCAAGCTTGAAAGGATTCTTAAGAGCGACCAAATTGAATCCAGATTGTAA